ATTCATCAAATTGACGCCGAGAAAGCGTTTCAAGTGACTTTACCATCTTGGTTCATTCTCAAACCACAACCCAGAAAAAAGAACGAAATACTACACCCCGCCAAATATCCGGAAGAATTAGTACAAATGTGTGTTGAGACATTTACACAACCTGATCAAAATATTTTCGATCCCATGTCCGGTACAGGCAGCACTCAGATCGGAGCTTTAAAAAGTGGAAGGAATGGATATGGTACTGAGTTGAGCCCATTTTTTGCAGAAATTGCACAATCCAGATGTTCGGAGTTATTGCAACCAAAACAATCCGCATTATTTGGTAGCCCTGTGAATCAAAAGTGTATGGTGCTGAATAAAGATGCACGTGATGTAAAAAAAGACGATTTTCCTTTGATAGATTATCTTTTGACATCTCCACCTTATTGGGACATGTTGAATATGAAAGGAGCAGAAAACCAGGCTAAAAGAATAGAAAAGGGATTGCAAACCAATTACTCGGATGATTTATCTGATCTGGGCAATATAGCTGATTATCATTCCTTTCTGAATGATCTGACTGAAATTTACTTTAACATCAGTGAATTTGTAAAACCGGGTGGTTATTTTACAATTGTCGTAAAAAATATCAAAAAAAAGGGGAAAAACTATCCGTTTGCATGGGATCTTGCTGCAAGACTCCAACAAAAATTAATTCTTTTACCAGAAGTATTCTGGTGCCAGGATGATATAAGTATTGCACCTTATGGTTATGGAAATACTTTTGTAAGCAATACTTTTCATCAGTATTGTTTAAACTTTCAAAAGCCAAAAAATATCTGAATTTTATTTTCTTATATCGAAAGTGAATATCAAGTCATGGCTCTACATGACTTTTTGTTAGTGCATAACTAATTGCATAACATTTTCATTCAAAAACACATGAAATGCTTGTATTAAAGCATCCTTCTCCCCTGCCTGCTTCGGAGCAGGCGGGCTCTATCCCCAGAAGGACAGCCTCTACTTTTAAATATAAGGTGCAATATATTAGAAACACTTTTTGTATTACATATTAGTAATATTTATTATTTATGTATAACTTTGCGCTTTAAATCATTTTTAAATAATTGAAAATTTATGAAAAACATATTCCTGTTTTTATTAATAAGCACATTTTTTGCCTGTAAAAACGATTCAACCAATAAAGAATCAGAATCAGGTGATACTTCCGGTGAAAACTATAGCAATAAAGCAACAAATCCTGCTGACCTCAAAATACCGGGTGCATGTGAAATGTTGACTGAGGAATGGATCAAAACTACATTGGGGCTTACATTATCTGATGTAACTCAGAAAGAAGCGGATGATCCTGAAAACAAAAATGCAAGATCCTGTTTTTTCAGATGGGAAGATCCATCAACGCCAAATGCGGGTATAATGATACAAATAATGACAAATCCTGTTTATGACGAATTTGACCAATGGGTTAGTTATTTTGTCAATGCAAAATTATCGGAAGGAGAAGTTTTGCTTGGAAGTGATGAAGCACATAAATACAAAAAATTTGATGCAGGAAATCTTAGAGGAGCATATTCCTATGAATTAAAGAGATTCTATTGGCATTTAGGCAATGATTATCTTTACATGCTTGCCTTTAATTTGGAAATACCTGAATCTAAAATGGTAGCAGATGCCAAAAAAATCGCAATTGAAGTTAATAAAAATTTTGCTGCTAAGGTAAAATCATAATAGTGATAATCAGAAATAAAAAAAGGGATAATGTTTGAAACTTCATCCCTTTTTTGTTCATTTTTATTCCGAATTTCACACGGTCAGTTGCTGCTCTGCAAGAATTCTTTTGGCTACATTCAAAATTTTGTCGTCATCTAATTGTACAATACCACCGTTCGGACCCGGTTCTATGTGTACACCTACTACTTCCCCGTTTTCATATTTTTTTGCTCCAAAATAGTTTCTTACAGTTTGTTCATCAAGATTAAGTTCGGCTGCGATTTTACTTACACTTCCTGTAGGTAATTGGTGTTTTATTTTTCTCAGTTCATCAAATGTGATATTCATAGTGAATAAATTTTTAAAATGTGAATTAATAATCTGAAAGCCAAGTTACAACAATTCGTAAATATCAGCAAGTATCATTGTTAAATAATTTAAATAAATTTTATTTTTCGATATTTACGTGCAGAATAATTAAATGATCACATATAAAATATTGTAAAATCAATTAAAACTTCCCAGTGCAACTTTAATTCTTCTGACTGCTTCCCTCAAATCATCTTCTGATGCAGCATATGAGATCCTGATGCACTGATCTGCACCAAAAGCTTCACCGGAAACTGTACCTACATGTGCTTCCGTGAGCATAGCTTCAGCAAAATCATCTGCATCCTTTATAGTTACAACTCCATTGGAAGTGCCAAAATAATGACTTATGTCCGGAAATATATAAAATGCTCCCTCAGGTTTATTAATTTTAAACCCTTTTACTTCGCTGAGCAACTGAATCATCAAATCTCTTCGTTTTTGAAACGCTTCTCTCATTTTAAATGCTTCGGCTCTGTCAGCTCTGAGTGCAACTGCTGCTGCTTCCTGACTAAATGATGCAGCACCCGATGTAATCTGCCCTTGCACCTTGTTGCAGGCATCAGCAAGCCATTTTGGTCCACCCATATATCCCAATCGCCATCCTGTCATCGAAAATCCTTTTGAAAATCCATTAACCGTAGCGGTATTTTCACGTACATTTTCAAAAGCTCCAATACTCGCATGTTTGCCTGAAAATGTGATGTACTCATAAATTTCGTCAGAGACTATAAGTATATTTCCTTTCTCTGCAATGACTTCTGCGATAGCTTTCAGTTCTTCTAATGAATATACTGAACCCGTGGGATTACAGGGAGATGAAAATATCAACATTTTGGTTTTGTCTGTAATTGCATTTCTGATTGCATCTGCACTTACTTTAAAGTTGTCTTCAATTCCCGCATTCAGAACTACAGGATTTCCGCCGGCAAAACGGATAATTTCAACATAGGATACCCAATACGGAGCCAGCACAATTGCTTCATCTCCTTCATCCATTAAAGACATACATATATTTGCAATACTTTGTTTTGCCCCGTTTGAAACCACTATCTGTGAAGGATCGAACAACAGATTATTTTCTGTTTTGAATTTTTCACATATTGCTTTTCGCAAATCAAGTGCACCTGGTACCGGAGTATATTTGGTATTTCCATTTTGTAGTGCTTTCCATGCAGCTTCTTTAATAAATTCAGGTGTATCAAAATCAGGTTCTCCAAGACTCAGGCTAATGACATGGACACCTTTAGCAGCCAGATCCCGTGCTTTCTGGGCCATTCTGATAGTTGCAGATTCTTCCATAGCCTGCACTCGGACAGACAACATTGTTGAAGGATTTATTGGCATAATTAAATTTGTTTTGTATAAAAAGTTAGACAAAAGTAATCAAATTATTGTTTTTACGTAAACCTTACAATTTATTGATTTTGTTGATTTCAACATTTGATCTTATCAATATACTTACTTAGTTATAATATAAGCTTTGTTGTTCTGAAAATGAAAATTGCTTCCATTCAGGCTTAAATATCTGTTAAATCAGTAAATGAGTAATATAAATCATTTTTTTGGCTGATGCAATTATTTACTTTTGCACAATATT
The genomic region above belongs to Saprospiraceae bacterium and contains:
- a CDS encoding pyridoxal phosphate-dependent aminotransferase is translated as MPINPSTMLSVRVQAMEESATIRMAQKARDLAAKGVHVISLSLGEPDFDTPEFIKEAAWKALQNGNTKYTPVPGALDLRKAICEKFKTENNLLFDPSQIVVSNGAKQSIANICMSLMDEGDEAIVLAPYWVSYVEIIRFAGGNPVVLNAGIEDNFKVSADAIRNAITDKTKMLIFSSPCNPTGSVYSLEELKAIAEVIAEKGNILIVSDEIYEYITFSGKHASIGAFENVRENTATVNGFSKGFSMTGWRLGYMGGPKWLADACNKVQGQITSGAASFSQEAAAVALRADRAEAFKMREAFQKRRDLMIQLLSEVKGFKINKPEGAFYIFPDISHYFGTSNGVVTIKDADDFAEAMLTEAHVGTVSGEAFGADQCIRISYAASEDDLREAVRRIKVALGSFN
- a CDS encoding DNA-binding protein, with product MNITFDELRKIKHQLPTGSVSKIAAELNLDEQTVRNYFGAKKYENGEVVGVHIEPGPNGGIVQLDDDKILNVAKRILAEQQLTV